GTTTTTCTGGTTTGATCACATCACAGATTGCCTCAACAGAGGTATTCACGGTTTCCAGCCCTAAAACAAGTCCAATCGCAAGAAAAATGATAGCCCATTCGATGAAAGTGAGACGAAACAATATTCCTGCAACTATTACCATGGTGGCAACCACAAGATGAAAACGGAAATTTCTTTCGCGAAGGAACACTCTCCTCAGACCTGCGTAGGCGTATATAAAACTTTTCCACCATGGGTGAGAATGACGGCGAAACATGTCTACTCTTCCCTGGGTTGGGACTGGCGGAGCTTGAACTGTTCACGATTGAGGTCGATCAGTTTTGGACCGAAGGGGGAGGAAAAGAGTTCAGGAACAAAATATCCGCCATCTACTACTCCCATAAAGTCTTTGTATTGGACTTTGAGTTTTACATTCACCCAGAAATTGGGAAGGCCGCGCAGGTTGAGGCCCGTGTAGGAGACAACATACTCAAGAGGGGGAGCCTGTCGGATGGTTTGATAGATCTGGACAATATCTTTCATGTTCTCAAGGGTATAATACTTGCCAAAGGTTTTTTCAGCCATCTCCTGGTAAAGGGGTTGACGCCGATTTCCCATGTGAATCACATAGATAGGAACGGCGTTCTGTCTTGCGTAGGTTGTAATGACATCAGGTTCGTACGTGGTAAAAGAATCAAATGATGTCTTGCCTGAGGTAAAGTAAATAATCGCTTTATTGAGATTGACGTTGAGTGTAGAAGTCACTGCGTTGTAGAGGGCTTTGTCGACATCTTTAAGTGGTCCTACGGGATGATTTTTTACCTTTTCAAGAGTGGACAAAAGTGCGGCAGCGTAGGGACCAGTATCCTCTGTGGTGGCTCCAATAAGCGTGAGATCAAGTTTATCCGTTCCTTGCATGGGTTCGATAATTGATTTTAAAAACTCCTGAAGTTCTTCACGGTAGGTGTTCATGGTAGGATCCATTTCGATCACTATTTTGAGGTAAAGTCTATCCCGGTAGTTGTAAGTTTGACCAAGTCTAATAAAGGGCACAAGGGTATTTTCTTCGTAGATGGCGATGTTTTCCTGTCTCAGGTTATAGATGGGATTACCCTCTCGATCCAGAACACGGAAATGAATGAGGTTTTTGGGATACTTGTCAACCCATATTTGGGAGATAAAAACTCCGAGGTTAACGTATTTCATCTGAAGGGGGGTGTAGATAGCCATTTTTGTACTGTTAATGTCTGAAAGATTGAGACGGTATTGTTTATCAATAGCCACGTCGAATGGCCTTTGAAGTGGCTTTTCTTCTGTAGTTAAAGTCTCCATGTCTTCTGTTTGGAGGTTATAGAGATAGATGCCTTTTTTGCTATCTACGATATAGAGAAAATCCCCCTTGAGAGAAAGTCCTCGTGGTTCCTCAATCCCGTTTAAGACGATTTCTCGTATGAAGTTTCCAAAAAAATCATAAACAACAATACGCTTGTTGGCCGTGTCACTTACATAGAGATAACTTCCATCGGAGACTATATCCGTGGGACGGTTGAGTTCCCCTTCTCCTATAGTTTGCACCCATTCTCCTTCGGGAGTAAACTTTTGGATGCGATCGTTGCCGTTGTCTACCACATAAAGATAACCATTCACAATAACAATACCCATGGGCCCGGCGAGATTTGAGGACTGATAGCCATGAGAGCCAAAAGAACCAAGAAGCTTGCCGGTGCGGTTGAAGACAAAGATTTTGTCCTGGGTATAATCAGCCACATAGATTTTTTTGTCATGGAGGAAGATCCCCATAGGAGTAGCAAATACACTTTGTTCCCACCATTTTCGGCCTATAGTGCGGATGACTCTCCCTGTGTTATCTATCTCCGAGATATAACGGTTACCAAGAGAGGAAACGAGGAGAGTATCCTCCTCTTCATCATAAAAGAGGAAAGCCGGTCGGATGACTTTGTGAGCCCCGTCCTTGAGTCCATCATAGAGTTGACTGAGAACGTAGTTCTCATAAAGGGTGTAGTTTTTATCCATGGAGAGCTGGTAATAAAGGTCGTTGAGACGTTGTTTTACCTGATAAGTAGCTCCTCCGAGTTGGATAAGATTTTCCCACTCTTCGATAGCTTGGCGTGTGTAGCCTGCCTGAAGATACGCTTCACCGAGGTAGTAGCGAGCCCGATAGTTGAGAGGATCGAGGTCCAGAGATCTCTGAAAAACCTGAATAGCTGCCTGGTATTGTCGGTTGTAAAAACGCAGCATTCCGACACGAAATTCTCTCTCAGAGAGGATCTGGTTTACGGTTTGTGCTAAAGCTATGCTTGAGACGAGCATGAATATAAGGGTAAGCCAGGCTTTTTTCATGGAAGACCTCCCTCTCTTTTGTTCTTTCATTATAGCATAAAGTGGAAGAAAATTCAAAATACGGCGTAACTTGTAGCATGAGATGTGAAAAAACAGGTATCCGGCGTATGTTTTCTTACTGTTAGGGAGTGAGTTTACTCAGTCCAGTGAGCTTGTGGTACTAAAAGAAGACTTTCGATAAGGAGAGAGCCTTTTCTCCTATTTGGATTTGTGTTTTATTGAGAGCTTTTGTTTTTATTTTACTTTTTTTTCTTTTTGTCTTACAATATATTCTCTATTTTTTCTAAAGAGGTAAGGGATGGAACAGACAGAGAAAAAGCGGCTCGAAGAGGTTTCCAAAAAACTTCGAGCAAATATTCTTATGATGCTCACAGAAGCTGGAAGTGGACACCCTGGTGGTTCTCTTTCGTGTATTGATATTCTTACCTATTTGTTTTTAAAGCAGATGCGTTATGATCCGGCGAATCCTCACTGGCCTGAGAGAGATAGGTTTGTCCTTTCGAAAGGTCATGCAGCACCAGCTCTCTATGCCGTTCTTTCTCATGTGGGTTACTATTCTTCGAATCTCTTAAAAACCCTTCGCAAGCTGGGGAGTCCTCTCCAGGGGCATCCTGATAGCCGTAAGCTTCCCGGGGTAGAGAGTTCCACAGGATCACTGGGACAGGGGATCTCTGTTGCGGGTGGGATGGCACTTGCTGCAAAGATGGATAAACGTCCGTCGCGTGTGTATTGTTTGGTGGGAGACGGAGAAATTCAAGAGGGTCTTGTCTGGGAAGCAGCGATGGCAATAGCGCATTTCAAGCTGGATAATTTCTGTCTTTTTGTGGATAATAATGGGCTTCAGATTGATGGTCTTGTGGATGATGTTATGAATGTTTATCCTATTGGGGAGAAGTTTCTTTCCTTTGGATGGCAGGTATTGAATATTGATGGGCATGATTTTGATGAGATAGAAAAAGCTCTCGAGTTTTTTGAATCTAATCAAGGGAGCGGAAAGCCTACGGCTATTGTAGCTAAAACAGTGAAAGGAAAGTGTGTGAGTTTTATGGAGAATAAGGCTCAATGGCATGGGGTTGCACCATCCAGAGATGATCTCATGAAGGCTCTTGATGAGCTTGGATGTCTTGAGAGTATGGAAGAATGGAATGCGGAGGAAAACTGATGGGAGAGGTTTTAGTTGCTACCCGTGATGTTTATGGGAAAACGCTGGTTGAGATAGGAAGAGAAAATAAAAATCTTGTAGTACTTGATGCTGATCTTTCCGAATCCACCAAGACCGCCATGTTTGCAAAAGAATTTCCTGATAGGTTTTTTAATTTTGGGATAGCTGAGGCAAATATGATGTGTTTTGCGGCCGGACTGGCACTCAGCGGCAAGGTAGTTTTTGCGAGTAGTTTTGCCATGTTTGCAACGTTACGTCCTTATGAACAGATCCGTAACTCTATTGCTTCTCAAAACCTCAATGTCAAAATTGCTGCTACCCATTCAGGTGTAAGTGTGGGAGAGGACGGGCTTTCTCACCAGACAGTGGAAGATCTGGCGATCATGCGCGTGATGCCTAACATGCAGATTTTTGTGCCTGCAGACGGGATAGCGACCGCGAAGATTGTTAAACAGGCGGCTCTCTGTCCTGGACCGGTGTACATTCGTCTCACCCGTCCCAAGACGGAAGTGATCTACGACGAGAGTTATGATTTTGTTATTGGTAAGATGCATGTTATAAAGGATGCGCCCCGGGCAGATGTAGGAATCATTGCTATCGGGACCATGGTACCTAACGCCCTCAAGGCTGCTCGTATGCTGGAAGAGGAGGGATACTCGGTGATAGTGGCCGATGCAGCTTCTCTTAAGCCTCTCGATAGGGAAACGGTTGTTCGGATTGCCAAGAGTAGCCGTCTGGTAGTTACTGTAGAGGAGCACAGTATCATTGGTGGACTTGGTGGGGCTGTGGCAGAGGTACTGGCAGAAGATTTTCCTGCTAAATTGCTTCGTATTGGTGTTATGGATGTGTTTGGTGAGTCCGGGTCACCCTCAGCCCTTTACAAGCATTTTGGACTGACACCCGAAGACATCTTTCGTAAGATTTTTAAACAAATACGCTGATGGGTTACAAACATATTTATGGTCCCGTTCCCTCACGAAGGCTTGGGATCTCACTCGGAGTCGATCTCTTTGAAACCAAAACCTGCAATTTTAACTGTGTCTATTGTGAATGTGGAAGAAATGCCCGTTATGTGTACGAGCGGGGGCATTTTGTCCCACCTGAAGAGATTCTCAAGGAGATAGAGGATTTTCTGGCATCAAATCCTGCCCCACAATCGATAACCTTTTCAGGCACGGGGGAACCAACCCTTTCCCTCGATATTGGTTTTCTCCTTGAGACACTTTCCAGACGCTATCCCTCTATCCGTTTAACGGTGCTTACGAACGGAAGTCTCCTCTGGGATCCTGAGGTGCAACACGATCTTTTACCCGCTTCGCTCGTGGTTCCTTCACTTGATGCCGTAACCGAGGAAGCCTACCAGAAGATTGACCGTCCGCATAAAATTTTTGAGCTTGAAAAAGTGATTCAGGGAATCATAGAATTTTCCCAGAAGTTTCATACAGAAGAGAAAAAAGAGATCTGGCTTGAGGTATTTATTGTTCCTGGTGTGAATGATGACCCCTCACATACCCGGCGGCTTGCTACGTTGATCCAGCAGATGAAATGTGATCGGGTTCAGCTCAATAGCCTCGATCGACCACCGGCTGAAGCCTGGGTAAAGCCTGCTCCGGAGTCGGTACTTCATGGGATACGAGAAGCCCTGAGAGAGAAGGGAGTGATTGTTCCTATTGATATTGTCAAGCGCTATACGGTACGTTCTGAACTCTCTCGCTATCACCAGGATGTGGAAGTAGCGATTCTCGAAGCAGTGGCCCGTCGTCCCATGCGTTTGGACGATCTCTCGGTAATGCTGGGGAGGAACTCAGAAGAGATTATGGCTTACCTGGACATTCTCCAGCGTGAAGGCAAGATCCAGCCTGTTATTCAAGATCACGAGATCTTTTACCGGAGAAGGTAAGAGTTTTTTCTTTGGAAAATATTGACTTTTCTGCTTCTTTCTTTACACTAAAATAGGTGGGAAAGGAGGATTCCATGGTTTTTGATGGGAGTGGAAGTGTTTCTCTCTCTTTTCTTCAGACTATGATTGATACTTTGCCTTTCCAGATGGCCGTTTTGGATGAAAAGGGAGTGATACGTATGGTAAACGAGGCCTGGAGGGTATTTGCACGAGAAAACGGGCTACAAGGTGATGAAATCGGCGTAAATTATCTTGAGGTTACCAAATGGGGGGCTCAAACTGAGGAGACGGCTCGGCAGGTTCTTGAACTCCTTGAAAGGGTACTGAAGGGAGAGGATGGGGGTGGTGTTGTCGAGTATCCCTGTCATTCGCCTACGCAGAGAAGGTATTTTCACGTTCATATCAACGGATTTACCTATGATGGTCGGCGCTGGGTACTTGTAGCCCACGAGAATGTTACTGCCGAAGTACTTAACCGCGAAAAAGAAGAGCTTGCCTTACGTCGTTTTCAAAAGCTTTTTACTCACATGCAGGAAGGAGTAGTCCTCCATGAGTGGATCCGCGATGAAAAAGGTGAAATTGTGGATTATAGGATTGTGGCTGCAAATGAGGCGTTTGCCAAGTATACCGATCTTGATGTTGTTTCAAGCATAGGTGTGCCAGCCACAAGACTCTATGGGATGAATCCACCACCCTATTTTGATGTGTATCGTCGGGTATTTGAAACAGGGCAGGCAGAGACGTTTGAAACCTATTATCCCCCTATGAATCGATACTATTTCATATCGGCTATTCCCTGGGAGGATGGATTTGCCACGATTTTTCTTGATATTTCGGTGCTTAAACAACAGCAAAAGATGCTTGAAGAGGCACTGAAACAGAAACAGTTTTTCTTCCGGGAGTTACAGCACCGGGCAAAAAATACCTTTTCCTCGATTGCGGGGCTTATTGGATTGATGGCAATGGATTATAGCGGAGAGATTCAGGAGGCACTTTTCAGGCTCCGTCAGGATGTGGTGGCGATGGCCAAGGTGTACGAGATTCTCTACCATAAAGGGAAAGAAAAGGTCCTTGATCTGGGAGAGTATCTCAAGAGTATCCTGGATGGGTTTCGCGAGAGTTTTTCTCGTGTGTTTGAGCATGTCGAGGTAGAGATTCGCCTTGAGCGAGTGTCGATATCTTCCAATCGGGCAAACCTGGTGGGGCTGTGGCTCACCGAGCTTCTCACGAATGCGATCAAGTATGCCTTTGGACAAAGGCAGCAAGGATGGTTATTTCTCTCTTTAAAAGAGGAAGGGGGACAAATCGAGATAGAATACTCGGATGGGGGGAGAGAAAAAGGGGAAAAGGCACCTATCGAGATAACAGCGAAAAGTAGTAGTTATGGATCCCAGGTGATGATGATGGTGGTTGAAGAGCTTGGGGGGTATCAGGCAATGTGGCGGGGAAATGGAATACGGGTTCTTTTCCGTTTTCCTAAAAAGCCTGAAGATGAGGAGGCGACGGTATGAAAAAAATAATTTTTGGGGTAGGAATGGTTTTTTTTCTTATAGATAGTGACCTGGCTCTGGATGTGGATAAAGAAGAGCTCTCCAAAAACGCACGGCGAGTAGAGTTTGTGAATTATACGGGGCCCTACCGAAGTCCCCAGGGTATGGAGGATCTTCGGGCGATTGGGGAGACTCTTGCCCTTATCCGTGAAACCAATAAGCAGATATTTTATCCAGATATGAGGTATAGTGTGATTCGGGCTGTGGATACCGTAGAAACAGAAAAACTGGATGCCGATATTGTAGAACTCCATCGTGATTCTCGTATCTTTCATGTGAAGTATATTCAGGCGCTTTTGTCTTTTTATCTGGGGAAAACTTTTCGTTACGATCCAAAGGAAAATGACACCATTGCCTGGTTTATCGTGTATTACAATGCTACCCACCGGGGAGATATGGGATTTTTTTCCTCCCGGTATAAAGGGGTTGTCCTGCGTTTTCTCAGTTCTTCGAAGGTAGGACTTGCCAGAAGATATACCGATTGGCCAGGGAAAACGCAGATTGTCATCCCGCTGTCTCAGAATCCTCTCAACCAGGCCCTGAGACTGGATACCCTTGCCCTGGGAGATGAGAAGACCATTGAAACCCTGAGAAAAGAACCTGATAAAGGAATTGAAGAGCGAAAAGAGCTTCTTGAGATGCAAAAGGAGCAAATAGCCTCTGATGAAAAGGTCATCCAGCAGGCAAAGGAAGAGATTTCTCAGGAGAAAAAAGAGATAGCAAAACAAAAAGAAGAAACTACCCAAAAAGAAACTACTCTTCAGCAAAAAGAAAAAGAAGTAGCTCAGAAAAAACAAGAGGAGGCTACTCTCCCCCCTGGTCCTGAGAAGGAAAAGGCTAAACAAGAGATAGCCCAGAAAGAAACAGCTGTTGCCCAGGAGAAAAAAGCCCTTGAACAGCAAAAACAAGAGGTTGCCCAGAAAGAGGCTCAGGTGGTAACCCAGGAGAAAAAAGTTGCCGAGGCAGAGAAAAAGCTTGAACAGGAGAAGCAACAGGTAGCAAAACAAGAAGAGCAATTGAAACAAGACGAAACAGAAACTTCCCGGACAACCCCTGAAGCACTGGCGAAGAAGGAACAGGAACTTGCCCAGCGAGAAACCAATATCATCAAACAAGAAGAAACCTTACGCGAGGGATTTGTCCCTGATATCAAGGGAGGAAAGCTTTACTACCTCAAGATCAACGGGTACTATACGGATGGGCATTATTCCAACGAGATGCTTATCATTGACCCGGTGAAACGAAGTGTGTTGACGAGTTCACCATACAAAAGTATCGGAGGGCACAAGTTTGATTTTTCTTCTGAAGGGATTGTGGTGATTGGATTTGAACCTCTGGCAGGAAGTGGGACAAAAGCAACTCGATCAGATGGCAGGGACGTACTGGTAGGATACGAGGGGCCACGTCCGGAAAACTATGTTCTTGTGATGCTGAATGAGACCAATCTGGGGGTACGTTATAAGGGAAGCGATACGATTTTCTGGCGGAGTTTTGTTGAAGTGAGAGGGGAAAGTATTTATGTGATTATACCAGAAAAGGACAAATACTACCTCTCTCGTTTTGATCTTCTTTTCAAAAAACAGGCCCAGACAAAGGAACCAGTCGATCCCAATACTTTTATTAGCTTTTTTGGAGATGAGGTGTTTGTAAATAGCACTACGAAGGAGGTTCTAGTTCTCGATAAAGAGAGTCTTGAGGTAAAAGAAAGGATAAAACCATGAAGAAAAAATGGCTTTTTTTCTGGTTTTTTTGGGGGATAACGTGGATCTATGGGCAAGGTGTGCCGTGGTTTGTGGATTTTTTGCATCTTGAGAAGCCTGAGTGGGGGATGCCTCGCAAAAAGCTTTCGCCGGTTGTGGTTTCCAATGGGCATTTTTTTTGTGATGGGGAGAGGGTGCGCTTCTGGGGGTTAAACATCACAGGTCCCGGGAATTTTCCAGACAAAAAGGATGCGCCGGCTATCGCTCGAAGTCTTCGGTTGTTGGGAGTGAATATTGTGCGACTGCACTTTCTGGACCATTCGTGGGGAGGATTACTTCTTGCCTCGCCAGAGAGTGAAGAGCTTGACAGGGAGAGATTGGATAAATTGGATTTTTTTATTGCCGCGCTTAAGAATGAAGGGATATATGTCAATATCAATCTTCATGTAGGGCGAGTGTTTCCGGAGATTCCTTTTGCCTATCGGGATGTTTTTGCCCTGGGAAAGGTCGTAAGCTATCTTGATGATGCCCTGGTAGCGTCTCAGAAAAGATATGCTTCGCGTCTTCTTGGACATACCAATCCGTACACGGGGCTCCCTTATACGGTTGATCCTGTGGTGGCAGTCATCGAGGTAAATAATGAAAATGCCCTTACCACAGCCTCACCAGAAGAACTTAAAAGACTCATGCCTTACTATGAGAGGATTCTCCAGAGGCTCTGGACGAAATTTCTTCGCAGGCGTTATACGAACTACGCTGCATGGGAAGCAGCCAATCGTTTTGAGAAGCATGATGTCTTGTTTATTGCTCAGACAAATCAAAGGGAACGCGTCTACTGGCGATGGGAAAATCATGGAGAAGCTCTCTCAGGGGCAAGGTGGCGAGGGGATGAATTGGTCTGGACGGTGAAAAAGCCGGGGAAAGAGTTGTGGCATAACC
This sequence is a window from Thermospira aquatica. Protein-coding genes within it:
- a CDS encoding diacylglycerol kinase family protein, giving the protein MFRRHSHPWWKSFIYAYAGLRRVFLRERNFRFHLVVATMVIVAGILFRLTFIEWAIIFLAIGLVLGLETVNTSVEAICDVIKPEKHGSVRRIKDMAAGAVMIASLTSAMVGVVILGPHAWNWFMRVIGSK
- a CDS encoding transketolase family protein; amino-acid sequence: MGEVLVATRDVYGKTLVEIGRENKNLVVLDADLSESTKTAMFAKEFPDRFFNFGIAEANMMCFAAGLALSGKVVFASSFAMFATLRPYEQIRNSIASQNLNVKIAATHSGVSVGEDGLSHQTVEDLAIMRVMPNMQIFVPADGIATAKIVKQAALCPGPVYIRLTRPKTEVIYDESYDFVIGKMHVIKDAPRADVGIIAIGTMVPNALKAARMLEEEGYSVIVADAASLKPLDRETVVRIAKSSRLVVTVEEHSIIGGLGGAVAEVLAEDFPAKLLRIGVMDVFGESGSPSALYKHFGLTPEDIFRKIFKQIR
- a CDS encoding sensor histidine kinase, giving the protein MVFDGSGSVSLSFLQTMIDTLPFQMAVLDEKGVIRMVNEAWRVFARENGLQGDEIGVNYLEVTKWGAQTEETARQVLELLERVLKGEDGGGVVEYPCHSPTQRRYFHVHINGFTYDGRRWVLVAHENVTAEVLNREKEELALRRFQKLFTHMQEGVVLHEWIRDEKGEIVDYRIVAANEAFAKYTDLDVVSSIGVPATRLYGMNPPPYFDVYRRVFETGQAETFETYYPPMNRYYFISAIPWEDGFATIFLDISVLKQQQKMLEEALKQKQFFFRELQHRAKNTFSSIAGLIGLMAMDYSGEIQEALFRLRQDVVAMAKVYEILYHKGKEKVLDLGEYLKSILDGFRESFSRVFEHVEVEIRLERVSISSNRANLVGLWLTELLTNAIKYAFGQRQQGWLFLSLKEEGGQIEIEYSDGGREKGEKAPIEITAKSSSYGSQVMMMVVEELGGYQAMWRGNGIRVLFRFPKKPEDEEATV
- a CDS encoding tetratricopeptide repeat protein, yielding MKKAWLTLIFMLVSSIALAQTVNQILSEREFRVGMLRFYNRQYQAAIQVFQRSLDLDPLNYRARYYLGEAYLQAGYTRQAIEEWENLIQLGGATYQVKQRLNDLYYQLSMDKNYTLYENYVLSQLYDGLKDGAHKVIRPAFLFYDEEEDTLLVSSLGNRYISEIDNTGRVIRTIGRKWWEQSVFATPMGIFLHDKKIYVADYTQDKIFVFNRTGKLLGSFGSHGYQSSNLAGPMGIVIVNGYLYVVDNGNDRIQKFTPEGEWVQTIGEGELNRPTDIVSDGSYLYVSDTANKRIVVYDFFGNFIREIVLNGIEEPRGLSLKGDFLYIVDSKKGIYLYNLQTEDMETLTTEEKPLQRPFDVAIDKQYRLNLSDINSTKMAIYTPLQMKYVNLGVFISQIWVDKYPKNLIHFRVLDREGNPIYNLRQENIAIYEENTLVPFIRLGQTYNYRDRLYLKIVIEMDPTMNTYREELQEFLKSIIEPMQGTDKLDLTLIGATTEDTGPYAAALLSTLEKVKNHPVGPLKDVDKALYNAVTSTLNVNLNKAIIYFTSGKTSFDSFTTYEPDVITTYARQNAVPIYVIHMGNRRQPLYQEMAEKTFGKYYTLENMKDIVQIYQTIRQAPPLEYVVSYTGLNLRGLPNFWVNVKLKVQYKDFMGVVDGGYFVPELFSSPFGPKLIDLNREQFKLRQSQPREE
- a CDS encoding transketolase, giving the protein MEQTEKKRLEEVSKKLRANILMMLTEAGSGHPGGSLSCIDILTYLFLKQMRYDPANPHWPERDRFVLSKGHAAPALYAVLSHVGYYSSNLLKTLRKLGSPLQGHPDSRKLPGVESSTGSLGQGISVAGGMALAAKMDKRPSRVYCLVGDGEIQEGLVWEAAMAIAHFKLDNFCLFVDNNGLQIDGLVDDVMNVYPIGEKFLSFGWQVLNIDGHDFDEIEKALEFFESNQGSGKPTAIVAKTVKGKCVSFMENKAQWHGVAPSRDDLMKALDELGCLESMEEWNAEEN
- a CDS encoding radical SAM protein is translated as MGYKHIYGPVPSRRLGISLGVDLFETKTCNFNCVYCECGRNARYVYERGHFVPPEEILKEIEDFLASNPAPQSITFSGTGEPTLSLDIGFLLETLSRRYPSIRLTVLTNGSLLWDPEVQHDLLPASLVVPSLDAVTEEAYQKIDRPHKIFELEKVIQGIIEFSQKFHTEEKKEIWLEVFIVPGVNDDPSHTRRLATLIQQMKCDRVQLNSLDRPPAEAWVKPAPESVLHGIREALREKGVIVPIDIVKRYTVRSELSRYHQDVEVAILEAVARRPMRLDDLSVMLGRNSEEIMAYLDILQREGKIQPVIQDHEIFYRRR
- a CDS encoding P83/100 family protein — encoded protein: MKKIIFGVGMVFFLIDSDLALDVDKEELSKNARRVEFVNYTGPYRSPQGMEDLRAIGETLALIRETNKQIFYPDMRYSVIRAVDTVETEKLDADIVELHRDSRIFHVKYIQALLSFYLGKTFRYDPKENDTIAWFIVYYNATHRGDMGFFSSRYKGVVLRFLSSSKVGLARRYTDWPGKTQIVIPLSQNPLNQALRLDTLALGDEKTIETLRKEPDKGIEERKELLEMQKEQIASDEKVIQQAKEEISQEKKEIAKQKEETTQKETTLQQKEKEVAQKKQEEATLPPGPEKEKAKQEIAQKETAVAQEKKALEQQKQEVAQKEAQVVTQEKKVAEAEKKLEQEKQQVAKQEEQLKQDETETSRTTPEALAKKEQELAQRETNIIKQEETLREGFVPDIKGGKLYYLKINGYYTDGHYSNEMLIIDPVKRSVLTSSPYKSIGGHKFDFSSEGIVVIGFEPLAGSGTKATRSDGRDVLVGYEGPRPENYVLVMLNETNLGVRYKGSDTIFWRSFVEVRGESIYVIIPEKDKYYLSRFDLLFKKQAQTKEPVDPNTFISFFGDEVFVNSTTKEVLVLDKESLEVKERIKP